In Candidatus Saccharibacteria bacterium oral taxon 488, one DNA window encodes the following:
- a CDS encoding ATP-binding cassette domain-containing protein, with protein sequence MAFGDKMVIQDLSFEVRRGEVFGFLGSNGSGKTTTLRALLGLYEPAGGELLVDGKPYTVEDSVKLGYLPEERGLYKKEKVIDTMIYFGRLKGLSKEEARNFSMNYLERVGLSDKAKTRLDKLSGGQQQKIQLGVTIMGDPELLILDEPTKGFDPVNRRLLMNIIEERRKAGATIIYVTHQMEEVERLCDRLILLKDGRAAAYGTLAEVKKQFGGASMDDIFVKVYGGEKQEVRHE encoded by the coding sequence ATGGCGTTTGGCGACAAAATGGTCATCCAGGACCTCAGTTTTGAGGTGCGACGCGGTGAGGTGTTTGGATTCTTAGGCAGCAACGGCTCGGGAAAAACAACGACACTCAGGGCACTACTGGGACTATATGAGCCGGCGGGTGGCGAGCTGCTAGTTGACGGCAAACCGTATACGGTTGAGGATAGCGTCAAGCTAGGCTATCTCCCGGAGGAGCGTGGCCTGTACAAAAAAGAAAAAGTCATCGACACTATGATTTATTTTGGCCGGCTGAAGGGGCTCAGCAAAGAAGAAGCTCGCAATTTCTCCATGAATTATCTGGAGCGAGTTGGTTTAAGCGACAAGGCAAAAACTCGGCTGGACAAATTATCAGGCGGTCAGCAGCAAAAGATTCAGCTGGGTGTGACCATCATGGGCGACCCAGAGCTGCTCATTTTAGACGAGCCGACCAAGGGCTTTGACCCAGTCAACCGCCGCCTACTAATGAACATCATCGAAGAGCGACGCAAGGCTGGCGCAACGATTATTTATGTGACGCACCAGATGGAAGAGGTCGAACGACTATGCGACCGGCTGATTCTACTAAAAGATGGTCGGGCAGCGGCGTACGGTACGCTAGCAGAAGTGAAAAAGCAGTTCGGCGGCGCGTCAATGGATGATATTTTTGTGAAGGTTTACGGTGGCGAAAAGCAGGAGGTACGTCATGAGTAA
- a CDS encoding HAMP domain-containing protein, with protein sequence MKNLKLFPRTFLVSIGLFATLIILVHALVYTLMPQFYLQQKEREAADNLTALTSELRGKSPEEMRRISQEFASMKNVNITLTIDGRDQYFQGFQSVNIVTDSGKPVDTSVVKIADGQTVDPRSVILQQGSAADNHGQTARIKLLADVAPVTQAKLATLHVLPYTMLGSLLVALVFSYIYSRFITRPIRQMVAVTTTMQRLEKDARYPVRSSDEIGVLGRNINELYQNLWQTIRSLEQENQRISQLEKEKIAFLRAASHELKTPLAALRIMLENMQLNIGEYKNRDRYLAKSVAQVDRLAAMVNGILRSGGVAEQALRQEKRLRIDKLITEAVDDYILLAKTRGMTFKLDTQPTTIRANPDMMRHVISNLVSNAVRHGDASSVIKITCDQCELAIENACKPLTKRQLQHVFDPFYRSNSDKKQHGDSSGIGLYTVKMLLDAKGLDYEFVPHGRGMRFVVRFE encoded by the coding sequence ATGAAGAATCTTAAATTATTCCCCAGGACGTTTCTGGTATCGATCGGCCTATTTGCAACGTTAATTATATTGGTGCATGCGCTGGTTTACACCTTGATGCCGCAATTTTATCTGCAGCAAAAAGAGCGCGAGGCAGCAGATAATCTTACTGCGCTGACATCTGAACTGCGTGGCAAATCACCTGAGGAAATGCGCCGAATCAGCCAGGAATTTGCGAGTATGAAAAACGTCAACATCACGCTGACGATTGACGGGCGCGATCAGTATTTTCAAGGCTTTCAATCCGTCAATATCGTGACAGACAGCGGTAAACCAGTCGATACCAGCGTGGTGAAAATCGCTGACGGACAAACGGTCGATCCGCGCTCGGTGATTTTGCAACAGGGCAGCGCGGCGGATAATCACGGACAAACGGCCAGAATCAAGCTACTAGCCGACGTAGCGCCTGTCACTCAGGCCAAACTCGCCACGCTGCACGTATTGCCATATACCATGCTGGGCTCGCTGTTGGTGGCGCTCGTGTTTTCGTACATCTATAGCCGTTTTATCACGCGGCCGATTCGCCAGATGGTGGCGGTGACCACGACCATGCAGCGGCTGGAAAAGGACGCCCGCTACCCGGTACGGAGCAGTGATGAAATCGGCGTGCTGGGGCGAAATATTAATGAATTATATCAAAATCTGTGGCAAACGATTCGCTCACTGGAGCAGGAAAATCAGCGGATATCGCAGCTGGAAAAAGAAAAAATCGCTTTCCTCCGTGCGGCCTCGCACGAGCTAAAAACGCCACTGGCGGCGCTCCGGATTATGCTGGAAAACATGCAGCTGAACATCGGCGAATATAAAAATCGTGATCGGTATTTGGCGAAATCGGTGGCTCAGGTTGACCGCTTGGCGGCGATGGTGAATGGTATCTTGCGCTCTGGCGGTGTCGCCGAGCAGGCTCTGCGTCAAGAAAAGCGGCTGAGGATCGATAAGCTAATCACTGAAGCGGTTGACGATTATATACTACTGGCAAAAACGCGCGGCATGACCTTCAAGCTTGATACCCAGCCGACGACCATTCGCGCTAATCCTGATATGATGCGGCACGTCATCTCGAATCTGGTGTCAAACGCGGTGCGCCACGGCGACGCCAGCAGTGTCATAAAAATTACTTGTGACCAGTGCGAACTAGCCATCGAAAACGCCTGCAAGCCGCTCACCAAGCGGCAACTCCAGCACGTCTTTGATCCGTTTTATCGAAGCAACAGCGACAAGAAGCAGCACGGCGACAGTAGCGGCATCGGCCTCTACACCGTGAAAATGCTGCTCGACGCTAAGGGTCTGGACTATGAGTTTGTGCCGCATGGGCGGGGCATGCGGTTTGTGGTAAGATTTGAGTAG
- a CDS encoding GNAT family N-acetyltransferase, with amino-acid sequence MNRHKKYSVTVAIRKAKTGDVDFVSRLMTETLGPFYDGDHRAHARRIFTAHINGNVDSVGQFSLGQYTFIAEVNHHPAGMIHLVVKKQGTVKISPLIVAPEYRGKFGIGSKLLRHAEDFARKHHARQLYCTVAAQNQATFKFLLRKGFHLAGRAQDHYKPGIDECMLYKPLNQSAAPDLSDISIIPFDEKKHAVAARQLILSRVGSDFNGVDDTWVDALFASYQRRESRDINAKYKLIFIAEQDRKVVSVVVATPKKGQPIKIMPLVAKSEAVFEVLVANLPRLLADYGHKLYVHLVPEPRQVACLQRHGWTIEGLFPEGYALDVTVQQWGFSLNKEGVSMRKMRIKRPYYDAIMSGRKTLEVRIGYNSIKRLKEGQLLQLENGHAFGVVRIKSIQIYDTFADMLATEPWREIVPQAKSKEEALRLLHKIYPPHKERLGVHVIEVQK; translated from the coding sequence ATGAACCGACATAAGAAATATTCAGTCACTGTGGCTATCCGTAAAGCCAAAACAGGCGATGTTGATTTCGTTTCCCGCTTGATGACAGAAACACTTGGGCCGTTTTACGATGGCGATCATCGAGCTCATGCACGGCGGATTTTTACCGCGCATATCAATGGCAACGTCGATTCTGTCGGGCAGTTTTCACTCGGGCAATACACATTTATTGCAGAAGTTAATCATCATCCCGCCGGGATGATTCATCTAGTTGTCAAGAAGCAGGGGACAGTTAAAATTAGTCCGCTCATCGTTGCTCCAGAATATCGCGGTAAATTTGGCATTGGCAGTAAGTTACTTCGCCATGCTGAGGATTTTGCTCGCAAACACCACGCTCGGCAACTCTACTGTACAGTGGCTGCCCAAAACCAAGCCACGTTCAAGTTTCTATTGCGCAAAGGCTTTCATCTGGCTGGTAGGGCGCAAGATCATTATAAACCTGGTATCGACGAGTGTATGCTGTACAAGCCGCTGAATCAAAGTGCAGCTCCTGATTTGTCAGATATTTCAATCATCCCGTTTGACGAGAAAAAGCACGCTGTAGCGGCGCGCCAACTGATCCTGTCGCGAGTGGGCAGTGACTTTAATGGCGTGGATGATACATGGGTGGATGCGCTATTTGCTAGCTACCAACGACGTGAGAGCCGAGATATCAACGCTAAATATAAGCTCATTTTCATCGCCGAGCAGGATAGAAAGGTCGTTAGCGTTGTAGTTGCAACCCCAAAGAAAGGCCAGCCGATTAAAATCATGCCGTTGGTAGCAAAATCAGAGGCTGTTTTCGAAGTACTGGTGGCTAACTTGCCGCGATTATTAGCTGACTATGGTCACAAGCTGTACGTCCACCTGGTCCCTGAACCGCGGCAGGTCGCCTGTCTCCAGCGCCACGGCTGGACGATTGAAGGCTTATTTCCCGAAGGCTATGCGCTAGACGTCACTGTTCAGCAGTGGGGATTTAGTCTCAACAAGGAAGGAGTGTCTATGCGTAAGATGCGTATCAAGCGGCCGTACTACGACGCAATCATGTCGGGCCGCAAGACTTTAGAAGTCCGCATCGGCTACAATAGCATCAAGCGCCTTAAGGAGGGTCAGCTATTGCAGCTGGAAAACGGACATGCGTTCGGTGTAGTGCGAATCAAGTCAATTCAAATTTATGATACATTTGCTGATATGCTGGCGACCGAGCCATGGCGAGAGATTGTGCCACAGGCAAAAAGTAAAGAGGAAGCACTTCGCCTGCTTCACAAGATCTATCCACCACACAAGGAACGCCTCGGCGTTCACGTCATCGAGGTTCAAAAGTAG
- a CDS encoding response regulator: protein MTSTILIVEDEPTLRTGTEQFLRQQGFTVLTATSGEEALEKYTKADVIILDIMLPKMSGIEVLRRIRQTSDVPVLMLTALHDEPTQIASFDELADDYMSKPFSLVLLEKRIRALFRRQQQPTKTLWRRSLASVDFMAYQGFYDDTDAHLKPKEVQLLKLLVDNPNMVWSRQAIIDKLWRDDEVPFDRVIDVYIKNLRKKLHLDCIVTVKGVGYRYEES from the coding sequence ATGACATCAACGATTCTTATTGTTGAAGACGAGCCCACCTTACGCACTGGCACTGAGCAGTTCCTCCGCCAACAGGGTTTTACGGTACTGACAGCAACCAGCGGCGAGGAGGCTCTGGAGAAATATACCAAAGCAGATGTCATCATCCTCGATATCATGCTACCAAAGATGAGTGGCATTGAAGTGCTGCGGCGTATTCGCCAGACCAGCGATGTGCCGGTGCTGATGCTGACGGCGCTACATGATGAGCCAACGCAAATTGCGAGTTTTGACGAGCTAGCGGATGATTATATGAGCAAGCCGTTTTCGCTGGTGCTGTTGGAAAAGCGAATCAGAGCGCTATTTCGCCGCCAGCAGCAACCCACCAAAACCTTATGGCGCCGCAGCCTGGCCTCGGTTGATTTTATGGCATATCAGGGGTTTTATGATGACACTGACGCACACCTCAAGCCCAAGGAAGTGCAGCTGCTCAAGCTACTGGTAGACAATCCAAACATGGTCTGGAGCCGGCAAGCCATCATTGACAAGCTGTGGCGCGACGATGAGGTGCCATTTGATCGGGTGATTGACGTTTACATCAAAAATCTGCGCAAGAAATTGCACCTGGACTGCATCGTCACGGTGAAGGGAGTGGGCTACCGCTATGAAGAATCTTAA
- a CDS encoding ABC transporter permease: protein MSKMHNFGMVFKFEVLRTLKKPTFWLIALGFPVMIGLIFGIVLWSNQATKEAADKLQEQKFSITMTDHSKLIKPEIAAVMKVQSVDSEAEGVEKVKHRQTDAYFYIPKNLEKETIRIYGQDTGVFENNKYEAVVRTLLSQSVDSKVTGSEAAVIKQKVNSSLKTYKDGKESGGVNEMIVPGFFLVLFYMLVAFFGNQMLTSTVEEKENRTVEMLLTTVRAKTLIVGKIWALIALSLIQGMVIVVPVLIAYFGFGSQLHLSSFDLSQIVFDPTRIAIAVALFGASFTMLTGLLVAMGAMMPTAKEAGSWVGLVMILLFGPLYAASVFVSYPESTFSMAMSYFPLTAPIPLMIRNTVGNLSLIEALIGVAVLVVSAVLIMMLAVRIFRYGAMSYDSKLSLSALRMKRKADKV from the coding sequence ATGAGTAAGATGCATAATTTTGGGATGGTATTCAAATTTGAAGTGCTGCGCACCCTGAAAAAACCGACCTTCTGGCTGATAGCGCTGGGTTTTCCGGTTATGATCGGGTTGATTTTCGGTATTGTTCTTTGGTCAAATCAGGCGACTAAAGAGGCGGCCGACAAGCTTCAGGAGCAAAAATTTAGCATCACTATGACAGATCACTCAAAGCTAATCAAGCCAGAGATCGCGGCGGTAATGAAAGTCCAGTCTGTTGACTCTGAAGCTGAGGGTGTTGAAAAAGTCAAACATCGTCAGACCGATGCTTATTTCTATATACCGAAGAATCTCGAGAAGGAAACGATCAGAATATATGGCCAAGATACAGGGGTTTTCGAGAACAATAAGTACGAGGCAGTTGTCCGTACACTGCTGAGTCAGTCGGTTGATAGCAAGGTCACCGGATCAGAGGCGGCAGTGATCAAGCAGAAAGTTAATTCATCGCTCAAAACTTATAAAGACGGTAAAGAAAGTGGCGGTGTGAACGAGATGATCGTGCCGGGGTTCTTCTTGGTACTGTTCTATATGCTTGTTGCTTTCTTTGGCAATCAGATGCTGACGAGTACTGTCGAGGAGAAAGAAAACCGCACTGTGGAGATGTTGCTGACAACAGTGCGAGCCAAGACGCTGATCGTTGGTAAGATCTGGGCGTTAATCGCTCTATCGTTGATTCAGGGGATGGTCATCGTTGTACCGGTGTTAATTGCTTACTTTGGATTTGGTTCACAGCTGCATTTGTCTAGCTTCGACCTGTCGCAAATCGTATTTGATCCGACGAGGATCGCTATTGCTGTTGCGCTATTTGGCGCGAGCTTTACCATGCTGACCGGTTTGTTGGTGGCTATGGGAGCAATGATGCCAACTGCCAAGGAGGCAGGTTCGTGGGTTGGTCTGGTGATGATACTACTATTCGGGCCGCTGTATGCCGCGTCAGTATTTGTTTCATACCCAGAGTCAACGTTCTCAATGGCTATGTCGTACTTCCCGCTTACGGCACCAATTCCGTTGATGATTAGGAATACGGTCGGCAATTTGTCACTCATTGAGGCCTTGATCGGCGTGGCGGTCTTGGTGGTGTCTGCGGTACTGATCATGATGCTGGCGGTGCGGATTTTCCGCTACGGTGCGATGTCCTATGACAGCAAGTTATCTCTGTCGGCGTTGCGGATGAAGCGAAAAGCTGATAAAGTTTAG
- a CDS encoding DUF3850 domain-containing protein, whose amino-acid sequence MKVITKKSYPDLFEKVLAGEKTFDMRVADFNIQPGDILEQIEVNCDGAPTGRKVRHVVGEVLRTKEVDFWKQEDIDQYGYQVMSLVERVE is encoded by the coding sequence ATGAAAGTCATCACCAAAAAATCTTACCCCGATTTATTCGAAAAAGTCCTAGCGGGCGAGAAAACATTTGATATGAGAGTGGCTGATTTTAACATCCAACCCGGCGATATCCTGGAGCAGATTGAGGTAAATTGTGACGGAGCGCCGACCGGCCGCAAAGTCCGTCATGTAGTCGGCGAAGTTTTACGCACGAAAGAAGTTGATTTTTGGAAACAAGAAGATATTGATCAGTACGGCTATCAGGTGATGTCGCTTGTTGAGCGGGTTGAGTAG
- a CDS encoding cysteine--tRNA ligase: MKLHNTLTRHKDELQPLDGQTVRMYTCGLTVYSQPHIGNWVGYIYWDVLVRLLRWQDISVIRTQNITDVGHLTSDDDNGEDKMEKGARREGKTAWDIAEQYIAIADHEAYEVLKLVRPDHLVRATDYIQQQIDFAKGLDEKGFLYKIDGDGMYFDTSRLPDYGKLARLDVAGLEAGARVSVAGKRNITDFAVWKFSPTNIKRDMEWDSPWGVGFPGWHLECSTIARETLGDSIDIHTGGIDHIPVHHTNEIAQSESLTGQQFSQIWLHNNHIKVDSRKMSKSLGNIITLSDITARGFSPMAFKLAILSKHYQTEGNFTWEILEAAQARLDHWRGYAVLRHQTHDTLDDDDEKDEQEGTVSLLAARQALVEKLNDNLDTPGALALIDEAFSRLDHAPLEKIHRDGLLQLLEVIDEVLGLELMNTTPDIDDEAKRLILERQQARRAKNWQAADDIRAQLDEKGIALRDTPSGQVWSYR, translated from the coding sequence ATGAAGCTCCATAACACCCTCACGCGCCACAAAGATGAACTCCAGCCGCTCGACGGGCAGACGGTTCGCATGTACACCTGCGGGCTGACGGTGTATTCGCAGCCACACATTGGCAACTGGGTTGGCTATATTTATTGGGATGTGTTGGTACGGTTGCTGCGCTGGCAGGACATCTCGGTTATTCGGACGCAGAATATCACCGACGTTGGACACTTGACCAGTGATGATGATAATGGCGAAGACAAGATGGAGAAGGGTGCGCGCCGCGAGGGTAAAACCGCTTGGGATATCGCCGAGCAATATATCGCCATCGCTGATCACGAAGCGTATGAGGTGTTAAAATTGGTGCGGCCCGACCATTTGGTGCGGGCAACGGACTACATCCAGCAGCAAATTGACTTTGCCAAGGGGCTAGACGAGAAGGGATTTTTGTATAAAATTGACGGCGACGGCATGTATTTTGATACGTCGCGGCTGCCGGATTATGGCAAATTAGCGCGGCTGGACGTGGCGGGCTTGGAGGCTGGCGCGCGGGTCAGCGTGGCAGGCAAGCGCAACATCACCGACTTCGCCGTCTGGAAATTCTCACCGACTAACATCAAGCGCGACATGGAATGGGACAGCCCGTGGGGCGTCGGCTTTCCGGGCTGGCATTTGGAATGTTCGACCATTGCCCGGGAGACACTCGGCGATAGTATTGACATTCACACCGGTGGCATCGACCACATTCCGGTACATCACACCAACGAGATTGCCCAGAGTGAAAGTTTGACCGGACAGCAGTTTTCTCAAATTTGGCTACACAACAACCACATCAAAGTTGATAGCCGCAAGATGAGCAAATCCCTCGGTAATATCATCACCCTCAGCGACATCACGGCGCGAGGCTTTAGTCCGATGGCCTTTAAGCTGGCGATTCTCAGCAAGCACTACCAAACCGAGGGCAATTTCACCTGGGAGATTTTGGAGGCAGCCCAGGCGCGGCTGGACCATTGGCGCGGCTATGCGGTGCTGCGACACCAGACGCACGACACGCTGGATGATGACGATGAGAAAGATGAGCAGGAGGGCACCGTGTCGCTGCTGGCGGCACGGCAGGCGCTGGTCGAAAAGTTGAATGATAATTTGGATACACCGGGGGCCTTGGCGCTGATTGATGAGGCGTTCTCACGGCTGGATCACGCGCCATTGGAGAAGATTCACCGCGACGGTTTACTGCAGCTACTCGAGGTAATTGACGAGGTTTTGGGCCTAGAGCTAATGAATACCACGCCAGACATTGATGATGAAGCAAAGCGACTCATCCTCGAGCGTCAGCAGGCTCGCCGCGCCAAAAACTGGCAGGCCGCCGACGATATTCGCGCTCAACTCGACGAAAAGGGCATCGCCCTACGCGACACCCCATCTGGTCAAGTTTGGTCGTACCGATAA
- a CDS encoding GrpB family protein encodes MDRELEKMSLEELWQLFPIFLVEHNREWVRWYDEEVKAISSLVPEKYITQISHIGSTAIPNIQAKNIVDILLEVPSEKELEPVKNILVENNWLCMSEKAKRISLNKGYTKQGFADKVFHLHIRVVGDNDEIYFRDYLIENGDIAKQYEKLKLQLWKEFEHDRDGYTDAKSDFIRKYTKIAREKYGSKNRSS; translated from the coding sequence GTGGACAGAGAGCTAGAGAAAATGAGTTTGGAAGAATTGTGGCAACTATTCCCCATATTTCTTGTAGAACACAATCGAGAATGGGTACGCTGGTATGATGAGGAAGTGAAAGCCATCTCCTCATTGGTGCCAGAAAAATACATAACACAAATATCTCACATTGGTAGCACGGCCATCCCAAATATACAGGCAAAGAATATAGTAGATATATTGCTTGAAGTCCCGTCGGAAAAAGAATTAGAGCCTGTAAAAAATATCCTTGTTGAAAATAATTGGTTGTGCATGAGTGAGAAAGCAAAACGAATCTCATTGAATAAGGGCTATACTAAACAGGGCTTCGCGGATAAGGTATTTCATCTCCACATTAGGGTTGTGGGGGATAATGATGAGATCTACTTTAGGGATTATCTAATTGAGAATGGAGACATTGCCAAACAGTACGAGAAATTGAAACTACAACTTTGGAAGGAATTTGAGCATGACAGAGATGGATATACTGATGCAAAAAGCGATTTTATCAGAAAGTATACTAAAATAGCTAGAGAAAAATACGGGTCCAAGAATAGGTCTTCCTAA
- a CDS encoding AI-2E family transporter: MKVRIEIDTRTFVRFWLVVIGFGLAGLMIYSARDALMVLGTALFLALALNAPVRKLASWLPGKSRLGGTALAFMLLVIILTSVIWFVVPPLVQQSAKFAETLPGLVNGVNEQWHGLKGFVEQNGLQPQIDSLMNNIRGQASGWAASFGANILGSIGSLASFLASAFLVLVLTFLMLLEGQEWMERLWRLYRDEQRRDHHKMLVGKIYNVVTGYIVGQLTVSGIGSLCAGAFVFGMSWFIPEITANLAMPAILLVFLLSLIPMFGATIAGVVVGLMLMLNSVSAGVIYLIYFVIYQQIENNFIAPVIQGKKVELSALAILVAVTVGLYVGGLVGGVVAIPIAGSLKVLMDDYLAHNRGPQAPPRRSPLKKALKKAAETKPAE, translated from the coding sequence ATGAAAGTACGCATTGAAATAGACACCAGAACATTTGTGCGGTTTTGGCTGGTGGTGATTGGCTTTGGGCTGGCGGGGTTGATGATTTATTCGGCGCGGGATGCGCTGATGGTGCTCGGGACGGCGTTGTTTCTGGCGCTGGCGCTGAACGCGCCGGTGCGTAAGTTGGCGTCGTGGCTGCCCGGCAAGAGTCGGCTGGGTGGGACGGCGCTGGCGTTTATGCTGCTAGTCATCATCTTGACTAGTGTGATTTGGTTTGTGGTGCCGCCATTGGTGCAACAATCGGCTAAGTTTGCCGAGACGCTGCCGGGGCTGGTCAACGGCGTTAACGAGCAGTGGCACGGGCTGAAGGGCTTTGTCGAGCAGAATGGCTTGCAGCCGCAGATTGATTCGCTGATGAATAATATTCGTGGTCAGGCATCTGGCTGGGCGGCGAGTTTTGGCGCGAATATCCTCGGCAGTATAGGCTCGCTGGCGTCATTTTTGGCATCGGCCTTTCTGGTGCTGGTGCTAACGTTCTTGATGTTGCTCGAGGGTCAGGAATGGATGGAGCGGCTGTGGCGATTGTATCGGGATGAGCAGCGGCGCGACCACCACAAGATGTTGGTTGGCAAGATTTATAACGTGGTGACTGGCTACATCGTTGGGCAGCTGACGGTGTCGGGGATCGGCTCACTGTGTGCTGGGGCGTTTGTGTTTGGCATGAGCTGGTTTATTCCGGAGATCACGGCTAACTTGGCAATGCCGGCGATTCTGCTGGTGTTCCTACTCAGCCTGATCCCGATGTTTGGGGCGACGATCGCTGGTGTGGTGGTGGGGTTGATGTTGATGCTTAATAGTGTGTCGGCGGGCGTTATCTATCTCATCTATTTCGTGATTTACCAGCAGATTGAGAATAATTTTATCGCGCCAGTCATTCAGGGCAAGAAAGTCGAGCTGTCGGCGCTGGCGATTTTGGTGGCGGTGACGGTCGGGCTGTATGTTGGCGGCTTGGTCGGTGGTGTGGTGGCTATTCCGATCGCTGGATCGCTCAAGGTGCTGATGGACGATTATCTGGCGCATAATCGCGGGCCGCAGGCACCGCCTCGCCGTTCGCCGCTAAAAAAGGCGCTCAAAAAAGCTGCTGAGACGAAGCCAGCTGAGTAA
- a CDS encoding response regulator, translating to MRLLIIEDERKIARIIAEALRREHHAVDVTHDGDEGLNMAMSEPYDLLVVDRMLPGRSGTDIVRALRGQGKDMPILLLTALGTTEDKTFGLDSGADDYLVKPFAIAELTARVRALLRRPPIQQPDTLQIADLVIDQTTQSVTRAGTSIDLTSKEYALLEYLARHPGQTLSKDTLIAHVWDFDADILPNNVEAYIKQLRKKIDKPFRRPLIHTVRGFGYKLEAGE from the coding sequence ATGCGCCTCCTCATCATCGAAGACGAACGAAAGATTGCCCGGATCATTGCCGAGGCCTTACGGCGTGAGCATCACGCCGTGGACGTGACGCATGACGGAGACGAGGGACTAAACATGGCGATGAGCGAGCCGTACGATCTGTTGGTCGTTGATCGGATGCTACCGGGACGGAGCGGCACGGACATCGTGCGAGCGTTACGCGGGCAGGGCAAGGATATGCCGATTCTGCTATTGACGGCACTGGGGACGACTGAGGACAAGACGTTCGGCCTGGACAGCGGCGCTGATGATTATCTCGTCAAGCCCTTCGCCATCGCCGAACTCACCGCCCGCGTGCGAGCGCTCCTTCGCCGCCCGCCGATTCAGCAACCGGACACGCTCCAGATCGCTGATCTCGTGATCGACCAGACAACGCAATCCGTCACTCGCGCCGGCACCTCGATCGACCTGACTAGCAAGGAGTACGCGCTCCTCGAATACCTGGCGCGCCACCCCGGCCAGACGCTTAGCAAAGACACATTGATCGCCCATGTGTGGGATTTTGATGCCGATATTTTACCCAACAACGTCGAGGCCTATATCAAGCAGCTACGCAAGAAAATCGACAAGCCATTTCGTCGGCCGCTGATTCACACCGTGCGCGGCTTTGGGTATAAATTGGAGGCTGGCGAGTGA
- a CDS encoding NUDIX domain-containing protein, with amino-acid sequence MDTTLFQYCQKIVLFSQDGSAVLLARRRGEADYDGVFSFIGGKLESTDGGLVNGLRREKNEEIGSAAKIAVVTSISVNEYFVKTNGQAMVLPHYYARFIGGEIMLNDEYSEYRWVNLRELDQFEPKIETIAPTVEAVQKIMRVATEADYREM; translated from the coding sequence ATGGATACAACCTTGTTTCAATACTGTCAAAAAATAGTACTATTCAGTCAAGACGGCTCTGCCGTGCTGCTCGCCAGGCGTCGCGGGGAGGCTGATTATGATGGCGTGTTCTCGTTTATTGGCGGCAAGTTGGAGTCGACGGATGGTGGCCTGGTGAATGGTCTTCGGCGGGAGAAAAACGAGGAAATTGGCTCGGCCGCTAAAATTGCGGTGGTAACGAGTATCAGTGTTAATGAATATTTTGTCAAAACTAATGGGCAGGCCATGGTGCTACCGCACTATTATGCCCGGTTTATTGGCGGTGAAATTATGCTCAATGATGAGTATTCCGAGTATCGGTGGGTGAACCTACGTGAGTTAGATCAGTTTGAACCAAAGATTGAGACGATCGCCCCTACGGTTGAGGCTGTCCAAAAAATTATGCGAGTCGCCACCGAGGCGGATTATCGAGAGATGTGA